DNA sequence from the Streptomyces sp. CA-210063 genome:
TCCCCCGACGACGGCTTGACCTCAAGCGAAGTCGAGGTACGAGGGTGGTCGCCATGAAGACCGCTACGGATACCCATACGGCCGCCCGCGGCGAGTCGGCCACGGCCCCTGACGCTTCCTCTTCCCCCTCCTCCGCCACCCCGGTCCGGGTGACGCTGATCATCGGCAGCAACCGGGCCGGCCGCTTCGGGCCGGTGATCGCCGAATGGCTGCTGGGCCGGGTGCGGGAGCACGACGACCTCGAGGTCGACGTCGTGGACGTCGCGGACGCCGACCTGCCGACGACCTTCGCCCCGACGCCGGAGGCCACGGCACGGCTGTCCGAGATCACCCCGAAGCTGGCCTCTGCGGAGGCGTTCATCGTCCTGACGCCCGAGTACAACCACTCCTACCCGGCGGCCCTGAAGAACCTCATCGACTGGCACTTCCACGAATGGCGTGCCAAACCCGTCGCCCTCGTCTCCTACGGCGGCCTGTCGGGCGGCCTCCGCGCGGCGGAACACCTCCGGCAGGTGTTCGCCGAGCTCCACGCCATGACCGTCCGCGACACGGTGTCCTTCCACAACGCCCACGGCTCGTTCGACGACACCGGCCGGCTGAAGGACCCGTCCGGCCCGAACACCGCGGCCCAGGTGATGCTGGACCAGCTGGCATGGTGGGGACGCGCGCTGCGGGAGGCGAAGGAGAGGCGCCCGTACGGACTCGGGTGACTGAGGTGTGTGGGTGGGTGCGGGTCCGTCGTGGCTGATCTTTATCTTTCAGGGGCGGGGAACTGCGCGAGCGACCCCCACGCGCCGGCAGCCAAGGAACCTGCCGCGCCTCCCGGTGGGGTCTGGGGGCGGCTGATCTTGTCTTTTAGGGGCGCGGGGAACTGCGCGAGCGACCCCCACCCACCGGCAGCCAACGAACCTGCCGCGCCTCCCCGGTGGGGTCTGGGGGGGGCGGCGGCCCCCAGGAAACTCCCAGGGGTCGAAGGGGCAGCGCCCCTGGGGATGGGACGGGTAGGGGCGGCGGGGGCGAGAACCGAGATGGCACCCCCGACCGCGCCCTCTCTCGGACTCAGCAACCGCCCCCGGGGTTGTCCGTGTCCGGTGTCTCGGTCTCCGGTTCGTCCGCGTCCGGCGTCTCGGAGTCCGGCACCTCGGTTTCCGGGCCATCCGCACCCGGCGTCCCCGCCTCCGGAGCATCGGTCCCCGGGTTCTCCACCCCTGGTTCGTCACGCTCAGGCGTTTCGGCCCCCGGCTCGTCGCCCTCCGGGTACCCGGTGCCAGGCTCTTCCGCCCCAGGCTCCTCGATGCCCGGCTCTTCCGGACCGGGTTCTTGTACGCCCGGTGTCTCGGTCGTCGGCTCTTCCGCACCGGGTTCTTCCACGCCCGGTGTCTCGGCCCCCGGCTCCTCGG
Encoded proteins:
- a CDS encoding NADPH-dependent FMN reductase, coding for MKTATDTHTAARGESATAPDASSSPSSATPVRVTLIIGSNRAGRFGPVIAEWLLGRVREHDDLEVDVVDVADADLPTTFAPTPEATARLSEITPKLASAEAFIVLTPEYNHSYPAALKNLIDWHFHEWRAKPVALVSYGGLSGGLRAAEHLRQVFAELHAMTVRDTVSFHNAHGSFDDTGRLKDPSGPNTAAQVMLDQLAWWGRALREAKERRPYGLG